The Akkermansia sp. RCC_12PD genome contains the following window.
AACCATGCGTAAGTTTTTCGATTTCTCTCGAGCCATATTATGATCTCATCTGGCGACATATTCTTGATTCTTAGGCTCATATCGCTGAAAGTCAAAAATATTGAAGCTACATTGTCTTAATGAGTATTTTTGAATCTTGACACTAATAATCTTGATGATTGCTCTTGCTCAAGAGTATCCCTTCCAAGCTATAAGAACACTACCTAGCCATTTGTGGCTAGGCAGTGTCTTTTTGACGTTCTTATGAGAATTGAAGAAGCCTGTTTTTGTACAAAAAACTTGTACAACTTTTCGGTACATATAGGTCATGAGTAACGATACAATATCATGTTCTGCCGCTCGACAAAATCTGCCAAAGCTTGTAAAGGGCGTTGTTAACGATTCAACTCCTGTAGTCATTAAAAGCAGGGTGGGAAACGTTATTCTCCTGTCTTTCGAGGACTATTCCTCCTTGCGTGAAACAGCCGAATTGATGCGATCCCCGGCAAATGTCCGGCGCATCATGGAGGCTCGCACGGCAGTTGACGAAGGCAAGGCGTTCGAGGTTTCTCAGGAGGAAATAGAGAAATCGTTCCAATGATTTGTGTAAATAGCGTATATGAATACGAATTACGCAATCAAATGGACTCCCCAGGCATGGGAAGATTTCCAGTATTTAGCTAAATACGAAAAACGGTTGGCTAAAAAGGTATTAGCCTTATTGGAAGAGTTGAAAACAGATCCTTTCAAGGGCAATGGAAAGCTGGAGCCTTTGAAATATGCTCTTTCCGGATGTTGCTCCCGACGTATTGACTGGGCCAATAGATTAGTATACGAAATCAGAGATACAACAGTCTATATCTTGAGTACATGATATCACTACGACAAATAGAAGAGTCTCACGATGGAAGATATTAAATTAGAGTTATTTACTAAATTTTTCACTCTTGAGAAAGGGGAATCAAATACTCTGGAACTGTTTGATTTTTGTACCCCATTCCTCAACCAGAAAAATGTATATGCACAACCATGGCTGCCTATCGCTGAAATGGGATTTTCTCACAGGGACAACAGCTATCTACGGTAAATAACACCCGCGCACATAAAGAAGGGAGAAGAAACTTTTGAGTATTACCCTTCCAAACGTGAAGAAATAGTAATGTACGCATTACGCTACCTGGCAGCGCAACAACAAATAGAATGCCAAGTAGAGAAGGATGAGGAACTCGTCACAATCGCCTTCACGCTACATCAACTCAGAAACGAGTTAAAAAGAATAGGGCATGGCTATAATTGGCGTGAAATTTCTGAAGCGATTGAAATCTTATCGAAGGCATCTCTTTCCGTCGGCTTTGACGTAGGTAAAAGACAGTTTGAATGGACCGGAACATATCTCTCAAACGTAAGAAGCATGAATAAGGCAGGTGGAAAAGTAACTGGTGAATCATGCCGGATAGTCACGTTACATCCTATTATCAACAAGGCTATTCTGTCGGCTTCAGTCCGTCTGATTAACTACGAAAGGGATATGAGGTTAAAATTGCCTTTATCCAAATTGATTTATTGCCGTTCCTATCGACTGGTATGAAGTCGCCAATGACAATAATGGGATTCCACCCAAAAGGGACTTCGGTACTTCTCAAGCGTAACCGCTGAGGAGTTCAAGCAGATTGCCTGCATCATTTTTGGGGAACAGTCCCAATACAATGAGCAGGAATATCTTGCCATTGCCTCCGTATGCCGTAACCGCTGGGGACGGGGACGCCACGGCAGCATTGACAATCGTACGCCTGTCAAGACAGTCGCCGAAAATCTTGTAAAAAAATCGTGGGACAGTATGGGAGGGCGCCAGTACACCAAGGCTATGGAAGGCACACTGAATGCGGAGGAATGCCCTAATCTGGAAAAAGCCAGGGAAACGCTTGAAAAGGTACTAGGAATGGTGGAAGCTCCCTATCCTTATGACCGTTCCGTGTCGCGCCCCGGTGACTTGGATCTGAGCAACTATGTCACGATAGGCGAACATGACTTCTACAAGAACAAGCAATTTCGCTCCTGTGCGAAGCCCGATGGATGGGATGAGATGCCGATTTATCCGGGGAGTCCCCTCGATAAGTAACAAATCATCTCTGTTTAACCTCAACGGGCCAGATTTGGACAGTCTGGCCCGTTTTTATGGCTGGAACGATTACCCCGGAAAAGACCGTCCCTGCGGGGACGGAAGAGGACAGGGGCTATCGTTCCAGGAAACGCTTCCATTCCTTTTCCAGGTTCTCTGGCTCCACGCCGTCCAGGTGCTCCTGCTTCTTTTGCATGAAGGACACTTGAGCCTGGGGAATAGTAAACGAAAAATGTTGACTGATGGAGGTCTTTCCCGGAAGCCCCCTGGCGCCTTCCAGCATGACGGTGAGGCCCGTTTCATCCAGCAGAATGCCTTTTTTTAACAGGTCCGTCCATATCGTGTATTTGGCGATGGGAACCATGGTTCCCTGCTCATTTCTTTTCAGGCACCAGAACGTATAACACATGCAACTTGCTCCCGTATCCTCCCAGATAACTGCCAGGGAACGGTCGTCGTTCCATATGATGGGGTTGGACGTAACCTGATAAACCCTTCCACTAAAGTTGATGTCCGGCAGGAAAGCGTCCCTGGGATCTTTTACAGGCAGGGGCGTGGCGGAGGCATTTTCCGCGCTGTTTCCGTTTATGGGGAACAGCATGGCCGTTCCCGCAAGCATATATATCAGATTTTTTTTCATGGCATCTTGTATCAAGTTCTTATTAAATCGGCTATGCAGGGCAAGCCATTGTCTGCGTTAATATGATAAAATCACCTTAAAAACAAGGTTATTTCCTGTTCCGGAAATACATGGCAGGCCAAATCCTTGCGCATGAATTGCAAGATACTTGCTATAAAAATCCCCCTCTCTCCGAAACGGAGCAAAGTCTTGTTCTCTAAGCCAAAACGTTATTCCTGCCTGCCATGTACGAGAAAAAATTGCCTTTTGATATTGATTGCGGATAGCGGTGGCGATTGCCTGTCCGTTCAGGTACCGGGTCAGGGCGGAGATGTCCGCCTGGGTAACGCCGTTATTGGCACCGGCGTCCACGGTGATGATGAAGGTTTGTTCCAACTCTGAACGACGGTGCCCGGCGTGGAAGTCATTTTACTCAGCGAATAGCCTTCCGGCGCAAATCCCCAGCCGTCGTTGTCGCCTTTAGTGTAGTTGACTTTCAAATTCCAGTTGCTGGATTCCTCCAGACCGAACAGGACGGACCAGTTGGTAGTGCCTTCCCCGTTCAGACTGGCTTTGACGACAAAGCTGAAACTATTGTTCAAGGAAAGGAGGGAGGCATTATCCCTAAAAGTCAGCCGGGAATCGCTGGAATTGTAAATGCCGTCCGTGACGGAACCGCCGCCGAAGGACGGTGTGATGCCGGAATAGGAAGCTCCGTTGCAATCCGTTACCGCGATATTGTCCGCGTTCGGTGAGCTGGAAGTCCCGGTAAAGGACATATCCCATATCAGTGTCGCTGCTGCCTGGACCGCATGCAAGGTGCCAAGCATGGCTGTTCAGGAGAAAAGAAGCAGTGTCTTTTCATGAATTTCAAATTGAAAATGTGGTTAATATTATTATTTTTATAAGTTGAAATGGTTATTCTGCGGATTAACAATCCGGATGTCAACGCGTTTTTTAAATATTAGACCGTTAATGACTTATGAAAGGAGAAACAGGACAGTAATATTTCCTCAGAAAAACAACCTGAGGCAAGGTGTGAATCCAGGAAAATTCAAAGAGAAGATAGGGATATTTCCGTTATCCTGATTGTTAATCCGCGGCGCTTGCTTGTTTGCCCTTATGGACCCGGATTAGAGGTAAAACAGCGTCCGGGAGAGAAATATAATTCCAGGTGAAGGAAAAAAGAGGTGCTGTGCGTAGTATGTAAAACTGTGTGCCATGTTTGACTATTGTTCCATTCTCCGCCTTTCCTTCCTGGGCTGTGCCGTGATGTGCTCCGGCGTGCTCCAGGCTGCCGGCTTGCAGCCGTGGCTGCGGGATTTGTCCGGAATTCCACTTCCTGAATCTGGGAAGGACGGGAATGAATGGATGAAAAAATTATGGAGCCGTACGGCGGATTATGTGGCGTCTGTTCCCGAGCTGGAAGCCGCCGATGACTGCGGGGATGCCATGGTGATGCTGGCTCCGGTATTCCGGGCGTGGCCGGATCCGGAAGCGGCGGGGGCAAGCCTGGCTAAAATTCTTTCCCTTCCCGTGGAGCAGGCGGGGCCCCTCTCTTCATGGAATGACCTGATGAAGCATGAAGACGCCATTTTGAAGCAAATCCGCTTCCTCAGACTGAAAAAGCTGGCTGCCCGTTATGATGCGGAAGCCATCCGCCGTGCCGTCGCCCGCAACCGGGAAAAATATGGAGAACGGTATCCGGATGCCGACAAATTCCTGGCGCGGCTTGATGCCTGGGAAAAAAAACTGGGGCCTCTTCAGCCGTGGATTGAAAAGGCGGGACCGGACCAGGAGGATATCCTGAGGGAACTGGTGGAATTGCGCAAAAAAGCTCTGATTGACTCCCTGCCGGAGCGGGATTCCGTCAGGGAATGGGTGGCGGTGCGGCGGTTCAACCCGTCCGGCGGAAGCACCTTCAACCATGACCGTCCGGCCAACTGGCAGGGCATCAGCAGCATGCCGGGACCCGGACGCGTGTACCGTAGCAGCATCGTGAAATTCAGCGGCACGTCTTCCTCTTCCCCGGCGGGCCGCCTTTTGGAGGACGACCGCTGGATGGGGCATCTGGAACTGGATTTTTCCGGGGAACGGCTCATGTTTACGGGCAACCGCTTCGGAAAAAAGGAACAGCGGCCCTGGGACGTTTTTGAACTGGATTTGAAGACGGGCGGGAAGGAAAACCTGACCGCCCACATGCCTGCGGATACGGACAGTTACAACTCCTGCTATTTGCCGGACGGGCGGATCATCTTCATCAACACGTCCGGCATGCAGGGGGTGCCCTGCGTATCCGGCCAGGACTATGTGGGCAATATCCATTTGTATGACCGGGAGAAAAAGACGACGCGGCGGCTCACCTTCGACCAGGACAACAACTGGTTTCCGACGATGCTCCCGGACGGCCGCGTGATGTTCCTGCGCTGGGAATACACGGAAAGCGCTCATTACTTCAGCCGCATCCTGATGCACATGAACCCGGACGGCAGCGACCAGAAGGAATACTACGGCTCCAACTCCTACTGGCCCAACAGCCTGTTCAATGCGCGGCCCCTGCCGGGCAGGCCCGGCATGTTTGCCGGCATTGTCAGCGGCCATCACGGCGTGCGGAGGCTGGGGGAACTCGTTCTCTTCAACGTGAACCGGGGACGGGCGGCTACCGCGGGTGCGGTGCAGAAAATTCCGGGCTACGGAAAGCCCGTGGAAAACGTCACCAAGGACAGGCTGGTGGATGAACTGGATACGCCCTATTTTGCGGAGCCGTTCCCGTTGAATGCGGAATCTTTCCTGGCCGTTTCCTCCCCATCCGGCAAGGGGGGAGTGACCAACGTGGTCTGGTGCGACGTGTACGATAATATCGTTCCCCTGACGGCATCCTCCTACTTCATTTATGCCGACCCCACACCCTTGAGGCCGCGAAAAAAGCCTCCCGTGTTGCACGACCGCGTGAAGCCGGACAGCAAAACGGCCACGGTATATATTTCCGACGTGTACCGCGGCCGGGCCATGGAGGGCGTGCCCAGAGGTGAAGCCAGGTCTTTGCGCGTATTCATGTCCGAATACAGTCCGCGAGACACGGGCAGTCATTATGCCATGGGCATGGAAAGCAACTGGGACCTGAAGGTGCTGTACGGAACGGTGCCCGTGAATCCGGATGGGTCCGCCATTTTCACCGCCCCCGCCAACCAGCCTTTGACCCTTCAGGTGCTGGACGGGCAGGGACGCGCGCTGTCTCTGATGCGGAGCTGGTTCACCGCCATGCCGGGAGAAACTTTGAGCTGCATCGGCTGTCACGAGCAGCAGAACGCCGCGCCTCCGGCCAGGCCGGTCATGGCTTCCCGGCAGAAGCCTGCGGACATTGTCCCGTGGTATGGGCCGGCCCGCACGTTTTCCTTCGTCAATGAGGTGCAGCCAGTGCTGGACCGCCATTGCATCCGCTGTCATTCCGCAGAAAGCAAAAGCAGGGAAGGAGTTCCGGATTTCATGACTCTGGAGGCCGTCAAGGGCGCTCCGGCGCCGGGGTCCGTGGCCTATTGGAACCTGCATCCCTACGTGCGCCGCAACGGACCGGAAGGGAACTATCTGGGGCTGGCCCCCACGGAATTTGCCGCGGATACGTCCGAACTCTACCAGTTGCTCAAAAAAGGGCATCATCATGTGGACATGCCGGAGGAAGACTGGCACCGCCTGGTGACGTGGATGGACATGAATGCTCCCTATCTGGGCGAATGGCCCGGAGAACGCAATGAAAACCTGCTGAAGCGCCGCTATGACCTGCACAGGATGTTCTCCGGAGTGGAACGGAACTACGTGACCATGAAGGATTCCCGTTTTCGCAGGGATGCCTGGGCGAACGTGTCCCATAGCGGATGCTCCGTTCCTTCGCTCCGCGGAGAAAACATACCCGTTCCGTCCCCGCGGAATGAAACGCTGGCGCTGGATTTGGGGAACGGCGTCAACATGGCGTTCCGCCGCATTCCGGCGGGAGAATTCAAGATGGGAAGCGAGCTGGAAACCTCCGCGGAAAAACCCGTTGCCAGAGTGCGGATGGAAAAGCCGTTCTGGATGGGGGAAGCTGAAGTGACCCTGGAGCAATACCGCCAATTTGACCCGGAATACCTCAACGGCTGGTACGACATGCACTACAAGGACCAGGTGAGGCCCGGTTACGACATGGACGCCAATCCGCGGTTCCCGGCCATCCGCGTACCGTGGACGAAGGCCATGGAATTCTGCCGCTGGCTTTCCGCAAAAACCGGTAAAAAGGTGACTCTCCCCACGGAGGCGCAGTGGGAATATGCCGCGCGGGGCGGGACGGAGACGGACTTCTTCTTCGGCGGCCGTGATTCCGATTTTTCCTCCTATGCCAATCTGGGAGACGTGACGCTGAAGGAACTGGCCGTTTCCGGCGTGGACCCCAAGCCGATCAGGAATCCCAACCGTTTCTGGGACTTCGTACCCAGGGATGAGAAATTCAATGACGGAACGCTGCATCTGGCCCCGGTCAAAAGCTACAGGCCGAACGCCTACGGGTTGTACGACATGATCGGGAATGCCGCGGAATGGACCCGTTCGGAATACAGGCCCTATCCCTGGAATAACGGGGATGGCCGCAATGAAAGCATGGATTCCTGCGTTCCCCGCGCCGTGCGCGGCGGCTCCTGGTATGACCGCCCCAGGCGGGCCACGTCCTCCTGGCGTTGGGGATATCCCGGCTGGCGTCCCGTGTACAACGTGGGCTTCCGTGTGATTATTGAAGACTGATTGACTGCCATGAAGATGAAACATATGCTTCCCTCTTTTCTTGCCACAGCCTGCTGCCTGCTGGTCCTTGTCTCATGCAGGCAGGAACCGGACTCCGGGGCCGGTCCCGTGGCTCCGGTGGATGTCAAGGTTTATGGAAAACTGGCTGCCGTTCTGGGGCATGAGAGCAAAAAGCTGGAACTGGTGGACCCCGGTTCGGGGAAAGTGGTGAAAAGCATCAGCCTGTCCGGGAAGCCCAACGGCATGGCAATTGACGGAAATATCGCCTATGTGGCGGAAGGCGGCCCCGGAGGCATGGTGGAAGTGGTCGCTCTGGACACGGGAACCGTGAAGGGTGCCTTCCCGGCAGGGCATACGCCCATGTCTCCGGTGGTGCTCAATGGTAAATTGTATGTGGCCGCCAGATTCGATTCCAAGATTGTGGAAATGGACATTTCTTCCGGAAAAGTGCTGAATTCCTGGCCTGCCTCCCGTGAACCGGTGGCCCTGGCCGTCTCCCCGGACGGAAAGAAAATATGGGCGGCCAACCATTTGCCCGCAGGCGCGGCGGACGGGGACTTCACTGCGGCGGCGCTGACCCTGGTTGAGAACGGGAAGGCGGTTCATTTCCCCCTGGCCAACGGAACGCAGGGCGTGCGGGGCATGGCCGTTAGCCCGGATGGCCGCTACCTGGCCGTGGCGCACGTGCTGAGCCGCTACCAGGTGCCGACGACGCAACTGGACCGGGGCTGGATGAACACGAATGCCGTGACTATCATTGATACGGCGCATCCGGACAGGCCGCATCCCGTCCTGCTGGACGATCCGGACGCTGGGGCCGCCAATCCGTGGGGCGTGCTCTTTTCCCCGGACGGAAGCCTTCTGCTTGTCACACATGCCGGCACGCATGAACTCTCCGTCATTGATTTTCTCGCATTGCTGGCGCGCATGAAGAAGGAGGACCGGTCAGGGAACCCCGTGTCCGAAAGGCTGGGATTCCTGCACGACATCCGCACCCGCGTCCGCCTGCCCTTGAACGGTCCCCGCGCCCTGGCTTCCGACGGAGAAAATGTTTATGTAACGGGATATTTCTCCGATACGCTGGCACAGGTGCCGCTCAAGACGGACGCCGTCCCCCGGAACATTCCCTTGAACGCGGAATACCGGCCTTCCAGGGAACGGCTGGGTGAACAGTACTTCAACGACGCCTCCCATTGCTTCCAGGGGTGGCAGAGCTGCGCCACCTGCCACCCGGACGCCCGCGTGGACGGCCTGAACTGGGACCTGCTGAACGACGGCATGGGCAATCCGAAAAACACGCGCACCATGTTCCTCTCCCACCGGACAAGCCCCGTGATGAGCCTGGGCGTGCGTGCGTCTGCGGAAGTGGCCGTTACGGCAGGTTTTGTACACATCCAGTTCATGGAGCCGGACGGAGACCTGGCCGCATGCGTCAACGAATACCTGAAAAACATGAAAGAGGTTCCCAGCCCGTCTCTGATGGCCGGCCGTCCTTCCCGCCCGCAAACGAAGGAAACCGGGTGCGCCCAGTGCCATATGCCCGGCGTGGAGCGTGGAGCTCTTACAGAATCCGCGCGCCGGGGCAGGGAAATCTTCAAGACTGCCGGGTGTGTCCAATGCCACCCCCATCCGTATTTCACGACCAAGGAGCTGGTGGCCACAGGAACGGCGAAAGGGCTGGATGAAGGCAGGAAAATCCTGGTCCCTTCCCTGGTGGAAGTCTGGCGCACCGGTCCCTATCTGCATGACGGCCGTGCGAAAACCATCCGGGAGGCCATCACCGTGTACAACCGGGGAGATATTCGCGGAAAAACGAGCGGTCTGAACGACAGGGATCTGGAAGACCTGGTCAACTACGTACAATCCCTTTAAAGGGAAGAAAGAGAAGGTATGGCTGGAAAATTACGGGAAATATCCGTATGGGATGATGGAACCGGAAAGGGGGAACGTTTCTTCTGCATGACTGCGGAACCGGGCGGAAGCTTTGAGGAAGAGTTGCGTTCCCTGATGGACAGGTACCGTCAATCGGGTGGGGACGGCGGAGATGAGTTCCTGCTGCGCTTCCATGTCAGCGATCCTGTGCGGCAGGCGGAACCGCTGCGCCTTGCCGTGGGAGGGCGCCGTTCCTATGTTTCCATCGTGGGGCAGCCCCCGGCAAATGGTTCCCGCGTGGCGCTGGAGGCATGGCATCTGGACGGCATGCTGGAAAAAAGGAAGGAGGAAACGGAAGAAGGAACGGTGCTGGTGGCGCGGAGGAAGCATTACCGCCTGTTTCTGGCAGGCAGGCGCACGGCTGCCGTGTACGGCAGCCACGACCAGATGCAGGAGGAATTCCGCTGGCTGGACCGTGTGGCCGCCGCGCTGGGAGGAACTGTCCCGGCTCTGGTTCACCGCACCTGGATTTACTGCCGGGACATTGACAACAACTATCGGGGGCTGGTGGAAGGCCGCAATGAGAGCTTTGACCGTTACGGACTGAGTCCGGAGAACCATTACATCGCCAGCACCGGCATTGAAGGCTGTACGGAAACGCCGGGGCGCCTGCTGCACATGGACAGCCTGGGCATTGCCGGGCTGAAGCCGGGGCAGGTCAGGTACATGGAAGCTCCGGACTACCTTTCTCCCACGCACCTGTACCGGGTGGCTTTTGAACGCGGCGCCCGCATCGTGTACGGCGACCGCTCCCATTACTTCATCTCCGGCACGGCCAGCATTGATGCGGCGGGGAACATCGTTCATCCCGGGAATGTGAAGCGCCAGACCGTGCGCACCCTGGAAAACATGCATGCGCTGATGGAACGGAGCGGCGGAAGCCTTTCCGACCTCAAGCAGGCCGTTGTGTATTTGCGGGACTGGGCGGACAGGGATGTGGTCGGCCGTGCGCTGATGAATTCTCCGCTGGCGCACGTGCCGCACCTGCTGTTGAAAGCACCGGTCTGCCGTCCCGGCTGGCTGGTGGAAGTAGACGGCATCGCCGTCAATGGAGCGGGAGATTCTTCTTTTGCTCCCTTGTGAGCGGCAGCCGTTTCCCGCCCCTGCGGAAATTGGGGGCTGTCCCGTTCTCCTGGAAAAATCGGTTTCCGGCATGTGCGCTGCCGGGCATTCAATCGGACCGTCGGGGGGCTGAATACCCCCACCCTGTCAAGGGCGCATTCTTTTCTTTCTGCCTGCTCCCTTGTACAGGAATTCCGTTTTGGGCTCACGTCCAACGGTACGGTCGATCAGGTCGGGAATTTCCTTGTCGGAATATCCGGCCAGTTTGATATATTTCCTTACCAGGGCCGCATTTCCCGGAAAATATTCTACCAGTAAATTTAAAAATGTTTTTTCCAGGGAATCCGTGCGCATTTTGGCGGCATTGTTGCGCAAATCCTCAGTGCTGATTTTATTGTGAATCAGAATGGATCTGAAATTAGCCTGGTTGATGTCGATTTTCCGGTCACGGTAAAGCAGCCTTTTCTTTTCTTCCTCTTCCTGGAGCTGCCGTTTCTGTTTTTCTCCCAGATCCGGATCATAATTTTGTTTGATGTCGTGAAGAATTTTAGCGGCATAAAGGGCATACAGACCAGCAATTTTCTCACGCGAGACGGACAGCACGGCAGCAAGCCTGTCTATATCCTGCGTGGCTATATACCGGGCCGCGCTTGTCTTGACGTCGTAATCCAGTGTCTTGTCCTCTCTCCAGGAAGCGGGAATTTCCGGAGATGCGTCCATTTGGAAAAGGGGCGCCGCCGCAATGTAATAAAAAGTCCACAACTCGTTTTGGCATTGTTCCGTATTTTTGTCCTCAATCCTGCCATTCTCCTTCAATAGTTTTTTTGATCTTTTGTAAAAATCTTCCAGTCTTCCCTGGGCCAGAAGATCCTTGAGACCGCAGGCGGAATATTGCGAATGTTTAATAAAATCGGGATAAGGCGGTTTTTCCACGTTTGGATTCAGGACTGCCGGAGCGCCATGAATGAAAGAAAGGGACAACAGGCCGCAGAATAAACATGCAAGGAGGCTTTTCATAAAAATTTGGTCAGGGTTTCCGGTTTTCTCTTTGAAGTATAATATTGCATTTTGATAGCTGTGCGTTGAACGCCGCGTCCGAATTTGGTAATTTTGACGGTTACTCCTTCTTCATTGGGGGCCGACCACGTAAACAGGAAGCGCTGGTGCTGCGTAGTGATGTCCAGAAGCGGTTCAGACATGCGGCTGGTGCTGAATTTGCTGACCCATGTCCACTCCTGGGGCAGGTCCTTGCACTGGTTCATGGATTTGGGAGAGCCAATATTGTCAATAAATACATTCCGGTTATTGACATTGCTCCAAATGGGCATGGGTTTGTGCTCGCTTCCCATTTCGGGAAGGGGATCCGGAATGTTTTTTAAATGCGTTTCCAGCATTTCCACCTTGTGAAAACTCACATCCGTGGGGTGGAGAGTGATTTCAAGCTTGGCAGAGCAGCCCGTTTCCGTAGGAAAAGCCTCGAAATTCCATTCATCGTATCCTCTTTTCCCCGTGCTTGGATTTTTGGCATGCTGGGCGGTGACTTTTTGATGGCCCTCAATATCGGCTTCCGGAACAACGACTGTAAATTCTATTTCTTTAACCATGTTGTGTTCAGTCGTGGCCTGGACGACCAGTTTTCCTCCTTGAACGGAATAAGGGCTGAGCTTAAGTTTGACGGGGTTGCCCATTTCTTCATCCAGCTCTCCCAGATTTTCTCCTTTCAGAAT
Protein-coding sequences here:
- a CDS encoding Txe/YoeB family addiction module toxin; amino-acid sequence: MNTNYAIKWTPQAWEDFQYLAKYEKRLAKKVLALLEELKTDPFKGNGKLEPLKYALSGCCSRRIDWANRLVYEIRDTTVYILST
- a CDS encoding SUMF1/EgtB/PvdO family nonheme iron enzyme, with amino-acid sequence MFDYCSILRLSFLGCAVMCSGVLQAAGLQPWLRDLSGIPLPESGKDGNEWMKKLWSRTADYVASVPELEAADDCGDAMVMLAPVFRAWPDPEAAGASLAKILSLPVEQAGPLSSWNDLMKHEDAILKQIRFLRLKKLAARYDAEAIRRAVARNREKYGERYPDADKFLARLDAWEKKLGPLQPWIEKAGPDQEDILRELVELRKKALIDSLPERDSVREWVAVRRFNPSGGSTFNHDRPANWQGISSMPGPGRVYRSSIVKFSGTSSSSPAGRLLEDDRWMGHLELDFSGERLMFTGNRFGKKEQRPWDVFELDLKTGGKENLTAHMPADTDSYNSCYLPDGRIIFINTSGMQGVPCVSGQDYVGNIHLYDREKKTTRRLTFDQDNNWFPTMLPDGRVMFLRWEYTESAHYFSRILMHMNPDGSDQKEYYGSNSYWPNSLFNARPLPGRPGMFAGIVSGHHGVRRLGELVLFNVNRGRAATAGAVQKIPGYGKPVENVTKDRLVDELDTPYFAEPFPLNAESFLAVSSPSGKGGVTNVVWCDVYDNIVPLTASSYFIYADPTPLRPRKKPPVLHDRVKPDSKTATVYISDVYRGRAMEGVPRGEARSLRVFMSEYSPRDTGSHYAMGMESNWDLKVLYGTVPVNPDGSAIFTAPANQPLTLQVLDGQGRALSLMRSWFTAMPGETLSCIGCHEQQNAAPPARPVMASRQKPADIVPWYGPARTFSFVNEVQPVLDRHCIRCHSAESKSREGVPDFMTLEAVKGAPAPGSVAYWNLHPYVRRNGPEGNYLGLAPTEFAADTSELYQLLKKGHHHVDMPEEDWHRLVTWMDMNAPYLGEWPGERNENLLKRRYDLHRMFSGVERNYVTMKDSRFRRDAWANVSHSGCSVPSLRGENIPVPSPRNETLALDLGNGVNMAFRRIPAGEFKMGSELETSAEKPVARVRMEKPFWMGEAEVTLEQYRQFDPEYLNGWYDMHYKDQVRPGYDMDANPRFPAIRVPWTKAMEFCRWLSAKTGKKVTLPTEAQWEYAARGGTETDFFFGGRDSDFSSYANLGDVTLKELAVSGVDPKPIRNPNRFWDFVPRDEKFNDGTLHLAPVKSYRPNAYGLYDMIGNAAEWTRSEYRPYPWNNGDGRNESMDSCVPRAVRGGSWYDRPRRATSSWRWGYPGWRPVYNVGFRVIIED
- a CDS encoding YncE family protein, with product MKMKHMLPSFLATACCLLVLVSCRQEPDSGAGPVAPVDVKVYGKLAAVLGHESKKLELVDPGSGKVVKSISLSGKPNGMAIDGNIAYVAEGGPGGMVEVVALDTGTVKGAFPAGHTPMSPVVLNGKLYVAARFDSKIVEMDISSGKVLNSWPASREPVALAVSPDGKKIWAANHLPAGAADGDFTAAALTLVENGKAVHFPLANGTQGVRGMAVSPDGRYLAVAHVLSRYQVPTTQLDRGWMNTNAVTIIDTAHPDRPHPVLLDDPDAGAANPWGVLFSPDGSLLLVTHAGTHELSVIDFLALLARMKKEDRSGNPVSERLGFLHDIRTRVRLPLNGPRALASDGENVYVTGYFSDTLAQVPLKTDAVPRNIPLNAEYRPSRERLGEQYFNDASHCFQGWQSCATCHPDARVDGLNWDLLNDGMGNPKNTRTMFLSHRTSPVMSLGVRASAEVAVTAGFVHIQFMEPDGDLAACVNEYLKNMKEVPSPSLMAGRPSRPQTKETGCAQCHMPGVERGALTESARRGREIFKTAGCVQCHPHPYFTTKELVATGTAKGLDEGRKILVPSLVEVWRTGPYLHDGRAKTIREAITVYNRGDIRGKTSGLNDRDLEDLVNYVQSL
- a CDS encoding type II toxin-antitoxin system Phd/YefM family antitoxin, translating into MSNDTISCSAARQNLPKLVKGVVNDSTPVVIKSRVGNVILLSFEDYSSLRETAELMRSPANVRRIMEARTAVDEGKAFEVSQEEIEKSFQ
- a CDS encoding Rid family hydrolase, which produces MAGKLREISVWDDGTGKGERFFCMTAEPGGSFEEELRSLMDRYRQSGGDGGDEFLLRFHVSDPVRQAEPLRLAVGGRRSYVSIVGQPPANGSRVALEAWHLDGMLEKRKEETEEGTVLVARRKHYRLFLAGRRTAAVYGSHDQMQEEFRWLDRVAAALGGTVPALVHRTWIYCRDIDNNYRGLVEGRNESFDRYGLSPENHYIASTGIEGCTETPGRLLHMDSLGIAGLKPGQVRYMEAPDYLSPTHLYRVAFERGARIVYGDRSHYFISGTASIDAAGNIVHPGNVKRQTVRTLENMHALMERSGGSLSDLKQAVVYLRDWADRDVVGRALMNSPLAHVPHLLLKAPVCRPGWLVEVDGIAVNGAGDSSFAPL